The Streptomyces sp. TG1A-8 genome has a window encoding:
- a CDS encoding integrase core domain-containing protein, whose amino-acid sequence MRRSMERVGSSYDNALAESFWQGLKREALQGALATVRQARLEIFQWLTYYNARRRHSSLGYLSPVEFEQQHRAEHRLTLAA is encoded by the coding sequence ATCCGTCGGAGCATGGAGCGTGTCGGGTCGAGTTACGACAACGCCCTCGCCGAGAGTTTCTGGCAAGGGCTGAAGAGAGAGGCACTGCAAGGGGCGCTCGCGACGGTGCGGCAAGCCAGGCTGGAAATCTTCCAGTGGCTGACCTACTACAACGCCCGCAGGCGCCACAGCAGCCTCGGCTACCTCTCGCCCGTTGAGTTCGAACAGCAGCACCGGGCAGAGCATAGACTCACGCTCGCGGCATGA
- a CDS encoding transposase — MGRGSPYPEEFRNDAVALYRAAAGRRTYAAVAADVGVTGETLRSWVRQADEQAGRVRGGEAMPEERDEELARLRAELGRLRKAEAEWQLEREILRRAAQYFARKMKA; from the coding sequence GTGGGACGTGGGTCTCCGTATCCGGAGGAGTTCAGGAACGACGCGGTGGCGCTGTATCGCGCGGCCGCGGGTCGGCGCACGTATGCGGCGGTGGCGGCGGATGTCGGGGTGACCGGCGAGACGCTGCGGTCCTGGGTGCGCCAGGCCGACGAGCAGGCGGGCCGGGTCCGCGGCGGCGAGGCGATGCCCGAGGAGCGGGACGAGGAGCTGGCCCGACTTCGGGCCGAGCTCGGCAGGCTGCGCAAGGCTGAGGCCGAGTGGCAGTTGGAGCGGGAGATCCTGCGGCGGGCGGCCCAGTATTTCGCCCGGAAGATGAAGGCATGA
- a CDS encoding type II toxin-antitoxin system Phd/YefM family antitoxin, with product MAHEIPVTQARSELAELINRVVYGGEHVVLTRHGKPLVALVSAADLERIQAPAPEPEQAIGTVSVVMDALPHHRSEPSRFGLVAEHGSPHEAYPPQ from the coding sequence ATGGCCCATGAGATTCCTGTGACGCAAGCCCGCTCTGAGCTGGCGGAGCTCATCAACCGTGTGGTTTACGGAGGTGAACATGTCGTTCTTACTCGCCACGGAAAGCCGCTCGTCGCCCTCGTATCGGCCGCCGACCTGGAGCGAATCCAGGCACCTGCGCCGGAGCCTGAGCAGGCAATTGGTACGGTGTCCGTCGTGATGGACGCGCTGCCTCACCACCGCAGCGAGCCGAGCAGGTTCGGCCTCGTCGCCGAGCACGGGAGCCCACACGAGGCTTACCCACCCCAGTGA
- a CDS encoding thioesterase domain-containing protein encodes MRRNLVCLRKSSGRHALVFIHPASGSAASFRALQPHLGSDCSVYAFQAPGIDPDRPRSIEGIAETYFAEFLAADSQSTPIFVGWSFSGPVAAEMARLGEEQGRAPAGVILLDSATHEVLGGRTTDRATEIGGLFGIDLSGTDARAVDGLLDHAAELIAAASDTPGLTGADLRPFWDVYAWHQGIFDDGWQARPCAAPLLMVRARDETGWNAGPDCLGWSALVGRSIPVVWAPGTHYTLMDDGRLAEVARIIDRAVDEWTASPQDPADHFSRRSSAKHFSS; translated from the coding sequence GTGCGGCGGAACCTGGTCTGTCTGAGGAAGTCGAGTGGGCGGCACGCGCTGGTTTTCATCCATCCGGCAAGTGGGTCGGCCGCGTCGTTCCGCGCCTTGCAGCCACACCTCGGTTCGGACTGCTCCGTCTACGCTTTCCAGGCACCGGGCATCGACCCCGACCGCCCCCGCTCTATCGAAGGGATCGCAGAGACCTACTTCGCGGAGTTCCTGGCCGCTGACTCCCAATCGACCCCGATCTTCGTCGGGTGGTCCTTCAGCGGACCGGTCGCTGCGGAGATGGCGCGCCTTGGCGAGGAGCAGGGGCGAGCGCCTGCCGGCGTGATCCTCCTGGACAGCGCGACTCATGAGGTTCTGGGAGGCCGGACGACCGATCGCGCGACGGAGATCGGCGGGCTCTTCGGGATAGACCTGTCCGGAACTGATGCCCGTGCGGTCGACGGACTGCTCGATCATGCGGCGGAGTTGATCGCCGCGGCGAGCGACACCCCCGGTCTGACTGGTGCGGACCTGCGCCCCTTCTGGGATGTCTACGCCTGGCACCAAGGGATCTTCGACGACGGCTGGCAGGCCCGTCCGTGTGCCGCGCCGCTGCTGATGGTCCGGGCGCGGGACGAGACCGGGTGGAACGCGGGGCCCGACTGTCTCGGCTGGTCCGCGCTCGTGGGCCGTTCCATACCCGTCGTTTGGGCGCCAGGGACGCATTACACGCTGATGGACGACGGCCGGCTCGCCGAGGTCGCTCGCATCATTGACCGCGCGGTCGATGAGTGGACGGCGTCGCCGCAGGATCCAGCAGATCACTTTTCCCGACGATCGTCCGCCAAGCACTTCTCGTCATAA
- a CDS encoding ATP-dependent Clp protease proteolytic subunit, with protein sequence MNLRPATRSAVQLPHAEGRYVVPRFVERTAQGVREYDPYAKLFEERIIFLGVQLDDASANDIMAQLVCLESMDPDRDISIYINSPGGSFTALTAIYDTMQYVKPDIQTVCLGQAASGAAVLLAAGTPGKRMALPSARVLIHQPYAETGRGQVSDLEIQANEILRIRAQMEEMLAKHSSTPLEKIREDIERDKILTAEQALEYGLVDQVVTPRSSHLGA encoded by the coding sequence GTGAATCTCCGCCCGGCTACCCGCTCTGCCGTCCAACTGCCCCATGCCGAGGGGCGTTACGTGGTTCCGCGTTTCGTCGAGCGCACCGCACAGGGAGTCCGTGAATACGACCCCTACGCCAAGCTTTTCGAAGAGCGCATCATTTTCTTGGGCGTACAACTCGATGACGCGTCTGCCAACGACATCATGGCCCAGTTGGTGTGCCTGGAGTCGATGGATCCGGACCGGGACATCTCCATCTACATTAACAGTCCTGGCGGTTCCTTCACCGCATTGACGGCCATTTACGACACCATGCAGTACGTGAAGCCCGACATTCAGACGGTGTGTCTTGGGCAGGCCGCTTCCGGTGCGGCCGTGCTTCTGGCGGCCGGCACTCCCGGAAAACGCATGGCCCTGCCCAGTGCGCGGGTTCTGATTCATCAGCCGTACGCCGAAACGGGTCGCGGCCAGGTTTCCGACCTGGAGATCCAGGCGAACGAGATCCTGCGCATCCGGGCCCAGATGGAGGAGATGCTTGCCAAGCACTCCTCCACGCCGCTGGAGAAGATCCGCGAGGACATTGAACGGGACAAGATCCTCACTGCCGAGCAGGCCCTCGAGTACGGGCTCGTGGACCAGGTCGTCACACCCCGCTCCAGCCATTTGGGCGCCTGA